A portion of the Naumovozyma castellii chromosome 2, complete genome genome contains these proteins:
- the GRX4 gene encoding monothiol glutaredoxin GRX4 (ancestral locus Anc_8.240): MSVIQIESNEQFTKLTETPFPANNKLIVLYFYTKWAEPCKSTNELVSALSHEFRNENASFLAVDADINNEIVELFDVSIVPYFIFIQNGRVLEELSGDDPKKFVQILDQYLCISSTLFLNAQQGDNVNNHHHFRNSDSEDSVVSQYTAESEYTDEEINGQNEEKFDKKLSKLVQAAPVMVFLKGSPSEPKCGYSRQMVKILRENKIRFGFFDILRDDNVRKNMKRFSDWPTFPQLYINGEFQGGLDIVKETLEDDPEYFNHALNIKSTPKAKNL, from the coding sequence ATGAGCGTTATCCAGATAGAATCTAACGAACAATTCACGAAATTAACAGAAACTCCCTTCCCAGCAAACAACAAACTAATCGTCCTCTACTTCTACACGAAATGGGCAGAACCATGCAAATCCACAAATGAACTAGTAAGTGCCCTAAGTCACGAATTCCGTAATGAAAATGCATCGTTCTTGGCCGTGGATGCCGAcataaataatgaaatcgTGGAGTTGTTTGATGTTTCCATAGTGCCctatttcattttcattcaaaatGGAAGGGTCCTGGAAGAATTATCCGGAGATGACCCAAAGAAATTCGTACAAATCTTGGACCAATACTTGTGCATATCAAGTACCTTGTTCTTAAATGCACAACAGGGAGATAATGTTAACaaccatcatcattttcgTAATTCTGATAGTGAAGATAGTGTGGTAAGTCAATATACAGCAGAAAGTGAATATACggatgaagaaataaatgGTCAGAATGAGGAAAAATTCGATAAAAAATTATCGAAATTGGTTCAAGCAGCACCTGTGATGGTATTTTTGAAAGGCAGTCCATCTGAACCTAAATGTGGTTATTCAAGACAGATGGTAAAGATATTaagagaaaataaaattagGTTTGGGTTCTTCGATATATTGAGAGATGACAACGTaaggaaaaatatgaaaagaTTTTCAGATTGGCCAACTTTCCCTCAACTATATATTAATGGAGAGTTCCAAGGTGGGTTAGATATTGTCAAGGAAACATTAGAAGACGATCCTGAGTACTTTAATCATGCACTCAATATAAAAAGTACTC
- the TMT1 gene encoding trans-aconitate 3-methyltransferase (ancestral locus Anc_8.241), translating to MSAFSQADFNTDRYNASRPSYPDEFYSHLNTYHRGSRNKLVDVGCGPGIATFQMVTKLAPFQQIIGTDLSAQMIARAQTRQSSTQGTGFDNVAFLVSAADDFSYLKSPCNMITAVECAHWFAFDKFQDQCFQHLTPGGTLAIWGYADSIFLDYPEFDQAILDQAYGEDQLGPYWEQPGRSILHSSLKDFHLKEEWFGDIEESVLSAVNLRKENSTSLEGNPLVICKEVSLEEFKEYTKTFSAYHAWKHDDKNKDKPDVCDELIKLILAKHPELTPQSRVRVAWNTFYKLGRRV from the coding sequence ATGTCTGCCTTTTCACAAGCAGATTTTAACACTGACAGATACAATGCCTCCCGTCCCTCATATCCGGATGAATTCTATTCCCATTTAAACACATACCATCGAGGTTCCCGTAATAAACTGGTCGATGTCGGCTGTGGTCCTGGGATAGCCACATTCCAAATGGTCACCAAATTGGCACCATTCCAACAAATAATCGGAACAGACCTCTCAGCTCAAATGATTGCAAGAGCCCAAACACGTCAGTCCTCGACGCAGGGAACGGGATTCGATAACGTTGCCTTCCTTGTATCCGCCGCAGATGACTTCAGCTACTTAAAAAGTCCCTGTAATATGATCACTGCTGTAGAATGCGCACATTGGTTTGCGTTCGATAAGTTCCAGGACCAATGTTTTCAACATTTGACACCTGGTGGGACCCTGGCCATTTGGGGGTATGCGGACTCAATCTTTTTGGATTATCCTGAATTTGATCAAGCTATCTTGGATCAGGCATATGGGGAGGATCAATTAGGACCCTATTGGGAACAACCTGGTAGGTCCATTTTACATAGCTCTTTGAAGGATTTCCATTTGAAAGAGGAATGGTTTGGTGATATCGAGGAGAGTGTATTATCGGCGGTTAATCTAAGGAAGGAAAATTCAACAAGTTTGGAGGGAAATCCCTTGGTAATTTGCAAGGAGGTCTCATTGGAggaatttaaagaatacaCCAAGACGTTTAGTGCCTATCATGCCTGGAAGCACGACGACAAGAACAAGGATAAGCCGGATGTTTGTGACGAGCTGATTAAGTTGATACTGGCAAAACACCCTGAGTTGACCCCTCAGTCCAGGGTCCGTGTGGCATGGAATACATTCTATAAACTAGGAAGACGGGTATAG
- the ECM32 gene encoding RNA helicase (ancestral locus Anc_8.242), with protein sequence MSRQFQCKTCQETSEAQAMMKHLSATRHKTVIDTQTGEEIACEECNDTNVHQLQIIRFGGEDMTLICNSCFQKQFGTNEKPTTAYDLKNGSLLNFWDKYLKVRECCCTKCGKDSKLNVNSKGDVLCDDCLTKVGGKLGSDYISESTGKFLYRYLGIKEPTSTSSSSSKKFKRKGGRKVGRGKRGGGGAKGARGGKKSDGGKEKKPLTYLQKLEKEAFKTKKENSIIESSSTLNLRSFKGVKATTKANLTSQTLQDSSPMVKDTKAINKQQKNKPTSGKENVSKGNKPTAANGNVSKGNKPTPGKENVSKGNKPTAAKGNISKGNKPTPGKENVSKGNKPTAAKGNISKGNKPTATKENTSKGKKANEKKNKVTEVKQTKMAAEKSGSSSSTSSLTSRDSEKKASSNRDHVASKTTKHEKNKRKEQTLQKQRPSSKDTTSTIDSWGVSWDLGSDGSNETTPATSRGSTPQPVSKAKEQRATPKKKQDRDAEVENLSRSASQIHFDTAQKQKAKKMEEIEEGIPLAKFVKYKPKLTYPDLKTYCDEFSYALFLEQKLENTFIEDFQILWPKRQEENVFVVQINKNAPGLDTILPPHLAQFVKIPFNERQPLMLSSNDESHVWYTFVKEVGTQGKKIILLLELFSWNKLSLPIQSGSEQFKLLPVSAQANRILFAMTRIKNPKFIDLLLGSKPIYQLQFNNRLKFNRDTLNESQRKAVQHVLNNRITVIQGPPGTGKTSTIEEVILQLIENFHSFPILCVAASNIAIDNIAEKIIETRPNIKSLRILSDKKESQYGPDHPLGKICLHNMVYDRLSPEMREIASKLRSDRRGEVSRNQDNKFYTETTNISNKLIAQAQILFTTNITAGGRQLKVIKELPVVIMDESTQSSEASTLVPLSLPGIKNFVFVGDEKQLSSFSNIPQLEMSLFERILANGSYREPNMLDTQYRMHPRISDFPIKKFYHGKLKDGVTAENKMWDGIQYPLFFYQCDKGPEGRVVNNQNGMRAFTYNNIFECQEIIKLVYKLYLEKNVKLEDIGIITPYSSQRDLLSQMFVKDAVVNPLGKGMLQETDEAEFLNSRRNDIQSHTVNIINGLHVATVDSFQGHEKNFIIFSCVRNNAENKIGFLRDRRRLNVALTRAKNGLIVVGNKEVLKRGDHLWRDFVQYLEEQEVVFDSLDVY encoded by the coding sequence ATGTCTCGACAATTTCAATGTAAGACATGCCAAGAGACATCAGAGGCGCAAGCAATGATGAAGCATCTGAGTGCTACTCGTCATAAAACTGTCATAGATACGCAAACGGGCGAAGAAATCGCTTGTGAAGAGTGTAATGATACGAATGTCCATCAATTACAAATCATCAGGTTTGGTGGTGAGGACATGACGCTTATTTGTAATAGTTGTTTCCAGAAACAGTTCGGTACGAATGAAAAACCTACGACGGCCtatgatttgaaaaatgggTCATTGTTAAATTTTTGGGATAAGTATTTGAAAGTGAGGGAATGTTGTTGTACGAAGTGTGGGAAGGATAGTAAATTGAACGTTAATTCTAAAGGTGATGTCCTTTGTGATGATTGTTTAACTAAAGTTGGTGGAAAATTAGGTAGTGATTATATATCTGAATCCACTGGGAAATTCCTTTACAGGTATCTTGGGATCAAAGAACCTACAAGTACCAGTAGCAGTAGTAgtaagaaatttaaaagaaaGGGAGGAAGAAAAGTTGGAAGAGGGAAAAGAGGGGGAGGAGGTGCTAAAGGTGCAAGAGGTGGTAAGAAAAGTGATGGTGGTAAAGAGAAAAAACCACTGACTTATTTACAAAAGCTTGAAAAGGAAGCATTTAAGActaagaaggaaaataGTATTATTGAAAGTAGTAGCACTTTGAATTTGAGATCTTTTAAAGGTGTGAAGGCCACCACGAAGGCTAATTTAACAAGTCAAACGTTACAAGATTCTTCCCCGATGGTTAAAGATACTAAGGCCATtaacaaacaacaaaaaaataaaccTACATCTGGCAAGGAAAATGTTTCTAAGGGCAACAAACCTACAGCTGCCAATGGAAATGTTTCCAAAGGCAACAAACCTACACCTGGCAAGGAAAATGTTTCCAAGGGCAACAAACCAACAGCTGCCAAGggaaatatttccaaaggCAACAAACCTACACCTGGCAAGGAAAATGTTTCCAAGGGCAACAAACCAACAGCTGCCAAGGGAAATATTTCCAAGGGCAACAAACCAACAGCTACCAAAGAAAATACGTCCAAGGGAAAGAAAGCAAATgagaaaaagaataaagttACAGAGGttaaacaaacaaagatGGCAGCAGAGAAATCAGggtcatcatcatcaacatctTCTTTGACTTCCAGGGACTCTGAGAAAAAAGCATCATCAAATAGAGACCATGTAGCTTCAAAAACGACTAAACATGAGAAGAATAAGAGGAAAGAACAAACATTGCAAAAACAACGACCATCTTCCAAGGATACCACTTCAACTATTGATTCTTGGGGGGTCTCATGGGATCTTGGATCGGATGGTAGTAATGAGACAACTCCTGCTACTTCGAGAGGTTCCACACCTCAACCTGTATCGAAGGCAAAGGAACAAAGAGCCACACCTAAGAAGAAACAGGATCGAGATGCTGAAGTGGAAAATCTCTCTCGTTCGGCATCacaaattcattttgaCACGGCTCAAAAGCAAAAAGCTaagaaaatggaagaaattgaagaaggtaTTCCCTTGGCGAAATTTGTTAAATATAAGCCCAAATTGACATACCCTGATTTGAAGACTTATTGTGATGAATTCTCCTACGCTTTATTCCTTGAAcaaaaattggaaaacacgttcattgaagatttccAGATTCTATGGCCTAAGAGGCAAGAGGAGAATGTCTTTGTTGTGCAAATCAACAAGAATGCACCGGGATTGGACACCATCTTACCGCCTCATCTTGCGCAATTCGTTAAGATTCCCTTTAACGAGAGACAACCATTAATGTTATCATCGAATGATGAGAGTCATGTGTGGTACACGTTTGTTAAAGAAGTGGGAACGCAAGGTAAGAAGATCATTTTACTATTGGAGTTATTCTCATGGAACAAACTCAGTTTGCCCATTCAAAGTGGATCTGaacaatttaaattattgCCCGTGTCAGCACAGGCCAATAGAATTTTATTTGCTATGACTCGTATCAAGAATcctaaatttattgatttattattgggTTCTAAACCAATATATCAACTTCAGTTTAATAATCGTTTGAAATTCAACAGAGATACGTTGAATGAATCACAAAGGAAGGCTGTGCAACATGTGTTGAATAATAGAATCACAGTCATTCAAGGTCCGCCCGGGACAGGTAAGACGTCAaccattgaagaagttaTCTtacaattaattgaaaatttccatTCATTCCCCATCTTATGTGTTGCTGCATCCAATATTGCCATTGATAACATTGCGGAGAAGATCATAGAGACTAGACCCAACATTAAGAGTTTGAGAATCCTTTCAGATAAGAAGGAGTCACAATATGGTCCAGATCATCCATTGGGGAAGATTTGTTTACATAATATGGTTTACGACAGGTTATCGCCTGAAATGAGAGAGATTGCATCCAAGTTACGTAGTGATAGACGTGGTGAAGTTTCTCGTAATCAAGACAATAAATTTTACACGGAGACGACTAATATCAgtaataaattaattgcTCAGGCTCAGATTCTGTTCACGACGAACATCACCGCTGGTGGACGTCAATTGAAAGTGATTAAGGAGCTGCCCGTTGTGATCATGGATGAATCGACACAATCCTCGGAAGCGTCGACTTTAGTTCCATTATCACTTCCTGGGATTAAGAATTTTGTATTTGTGGGTGATGAGAAACAATTGTCCAGTTTCAGTAACATCCCTCAATTGGAAAtgtcattatttgaaaggaTCTTGGCCAATGGTAGTTATCGAGAACCCAATATGTTGGATACACAATACAGAATGCATCCACGAATTAGTGATTTCCCCATTAAGAAGTTCTACCATGGGAAATTAAAAGACGGTGTCACCGCGGAGAATAAAATGTGGGACGGTATCCAGTATCCCTTATTTTTCTATCAATGTGACAAGGGACCAGAGGGCCGAGTGGTAAATAACCAGAATGGTATGAGGGCGTTCACTTATaacaatatatttgaatgtCAAGAGATCATCAAGCTTGTTTACaaattatatttggaaaaaaatgttaaattGGAGGATATAGGTATTATCACACCGTACTCATCACAGCGTGATTTACTTTCACAGATGTTCGTGAAGGATGCCGTGGTGAACCCATTGGGTAAAGGTATGCTACAAGAGACCGATGAGGCggaatttttgaattcGCGACGCAATGACATTCAGTCACATACtgtcaatatcatcaatggtCTACATGTGGCTACAGTGGATTCGTTCCAGGGCCATGAAAAGAACTTTATCATCTTCTCGTGTGTGAGGAACAATGCTGAGAACAAGATTGGGTTTCTGCGTGACAGAAGACGTCTGAATGTTGCCTTGACGAGAGCCAAGAACGGGCTGATTGTGGTGGGCAACAAGGAGGTGCTGAAGCGGGGGGACCACCTTTGGAGGGACTTTGTGCAGTACTTGGAAGAGCAAGAGGTGGTCTTTGACAGCCTGGATGTGTACTAG
- the BMH1 gene encoding 14-3-3 family protein BMH1 (ancestral locus Anc_8.243) — MSASREDSVYLAKLAEQAERYEEMVENMKSVASSGQELSVEERNLLSVAYKNVIGARRASWRIVSSIEQKEESKENSDHQVTLIRSYRSKIETELTKISDDILSVLDSHLIPSATTGESKVFYYKMKGDYHRYLAEFSSGDVREKATNASLEAYKTASEIATTELPPTHPIRLGLALNFSVFYYEIQNSPDKACHLAKQAFDDAIAELDTLSEESYKDSTLIMQLLRDNLTLWTSDMSEAGQDEQAQQAQQQQQPAQEQSNDDSQPPK; from the coding sequence atgtcTGCAAGCCGTGAAGATTCAGTCTACTTAGCCAAATTGGCCGAACAAGCCGAACGTTACGAAGAAATGGTCGAAAACATGAAGTCCGTCGCCTCTTCAGGCCAAGAGTTATCCGTCGAAGAACGTAATTTACTCTCCGTCGCTTATAAGAACGTTATTGGTGCTCGTCGTGCCTCTTGGAGAATCGTTTCCTCCATCGAACAAAAGGAGGAATCAAAGGAAAATTCAGATCATCAAGTCACTTTAATACGTTCTTACCGTTCCAAGATTGAAACGGAATTGACTAAAATCTCAGATGATATCCTTTCAGTACTTGATTCTCATCTAATTCCATCCGCCACTACTGGTGAATCTAAAGTGTTTTACTACAAGATGAAAGGTGATTATCACCGTTATTTAGCCGAATTCTCTAGCGGTGACGTGAGAGAAAAGGCTACAAACGCTTCTTTGGAAGCTTATAAGACAGCTTCAGAAATCGCTACTACAGAACTACCTCCAACTCATCCAATCCGTCTGGGTCTAGCTTTGAATTTCTCCGTTTTCTACTACGAAATTCAAAACTCTCCTGATAAAGCCTGTCATTTGGCAAAGCAAGCATTCGATGATGCCATTGCCGAATTGGATACCCTATCAGAAGAATCTTACAAGGATAGTACTCTAATTATGCAATTATTAAGAGATAACTTGACCCTATGGACTTCTGACATGTCAGAAGCCGGTCAAGATGAACAAGCACAACAAgcacaacaacaacagcaaccaGCACAAGAACAAAGTAATGACGATAGCCAACCAccaaaataa
- the PDA1 gene encoding pyruvate dehydrogenase (acetyl-transferring) subunit E1 alpha (ancestral locus Anc_8.246) — MLSSTWKHRAPVALHLSRTVQPSQRILRTFATETSPATSTKKPTTMKSTTTNETDAVEIQLPESSFEGYMLDVPNLKFQTTKSTLLQMYKDMIIIRRMEMACDALYKAKKIRGFCHLSIGQEAIAVGIENAITKRDSVITSYRCHGFTFMRGSSVKAVLAELMGRRAGVSFGKGGSMHLYAPSFYGGNGIVGAQVPLGNGLAFAHQYKNEDACSFTLYGDGASNQGQVFESYNMAKLWNLPVVFCCENNKYGMGTSAARSSAMTDYYKRGQYIPGLKVNGMDILSVYQASKFAKDWCLSGKGPLVLEYETYRYGGHSMSDPGTTYRTRDEIQHMRSKSDPIAGLKTHLLELGIATDEEVKAYDKAARKYVDEQVELADAAPPPEPKLSILFEDVYVKGTETPTLRGRIHTDTWDFKKQDFAFRD, encoded by the coding sequence ATGCTCTCTTCAACATGGAAGCATAGGGCACCCGTCGCCCTCCATTTGAGTCGCACTGTCCAACCATCGCAACGCATCCTCAGAACGTTCGCCACTGAAACATCGCCTGCAACATCCACCAAGAAACCAACAACCATGAAGTCAACCACAACTAACGAGACAGACGCCGTCGAGATTCAATTGCCCGAATCTTCCTTCGAGGGATACATGCTCGACGTGCCCAACTTGAAATTCCAAACAACAAAATCCACATTACTACAAATGTACAAAGATATGATAATCATAAGAAGAATGGAAATGGCGTGTGATGCTCTTTACAAGGCAAAGAAAATTAGAGGGTTCTGTCATTTGTCCATCGGACAGGAAGCCATCGCTGTCGGGATCGAGAACGCCATCACAAAACGCGATTCCGTCATCACCTCTTATAGATGTCATGGGTTCACTTTCATGAGAGGTTCTTCCGTGAAGGCCGTGTTGGCAGAATTGATGGGGAGAAGAGCTGGGGTCAGTTTCGGGAAGGGTGGATCCATGCATCTTTATGCACCAAGTTTCTATGGGGGGAATGGTATCGTGGGGGCTCAAGTGCCCCTAGGGAACGGTTTAGCATTCGCTCATCAATATAAGAATGAAGACGCTTGTTCCTTTACTTTGTATGGGGATGGGGCTTCCAATCAAGGTCAAGTCTTTGAATCGTATAATATGGCTAAATTGTGGAATTTACCAGTCGTGTTTTGTTGCgagaataataaatatggGATGGGGACTTCTGCTGCTAGATCCTCTGCCATGACTGACTACTATAAACGTGGTCAATATATTCCAGGTTTAAAAGTTAATGGGATGGATATCTTGTCTGTTTATCAAGCTTCTAAATTCGCTAAGGATTGGTGTCTTTCTGGGAAGGGTCCATTGGTATTGGAATATGAAACTTATAGATATGGTGGTCATTCCATGTCTGACCCAGGTACCACATATAGAACAAGAGATGAAATTCAACACATGAGATCAAAGAGTGACCCAATCGCAGGTTTAAAGACACATCTATTGGAATTGGGAATCGCcacagatgaagaagttaaaGCTTATGACAAGGCTGCAAGAAAATATGTTGATGAACAAGTGGAATTGGCTGATGCTGCACCACCACCAGAACCTAAATTATCTATATTATTCGAAGATGTTTACGTGAAGGGAACTGAAACTCCAACTTTAAGAGGTAGAATTCACACTGACACCTGGGATTTCAAGAAACAAGATTTCGCTTTCAGAGATTAA
- the DMC1 gene encoding recombinase DMC1 (ancestral locus Anc_8.249) translates to MTMSITEVFGEFRCGKTQLAHTLCVTAQLPKEMGGGEGKVAYIDTEGTFRPERIKQIATKYQLDPEACLGNVSYARALNSEHQMELVEQIGEELSSGEYRLIIVDSIMANFRVDYCGRGELNERQQKLNQHLSKLNRLAEEFNVAVFMTNQVQSDPGASALFASADGRKPVGGHILAHASATRILLRKGRGDERVAKLQDSPDMPERECVYIIGENGITDSNE, encoded by the coding sequence ATGACAATGAGTATCACTGAAGTATTTGGAGAATTTAGATGTGGTAAGACTCAATTAGCACATACGTTATGTGTAACTGCCCAATTGCCCAAAGAAATGGGTGGTGGTGAGGGGAAAGTTGCCTATATAGATACTGAGGGAACATTCAGACCCGAAAGGATCAAACAAATTGCCACCAAGTATCAATTAGATCCAGAGGCATGTTTGGGGAATGTTTCCTACGCAAGAGCCTTAAATAGTGAACATCAAATGGAATTAGTGGAACAAATTGGTGAGGAATTGAGTTCAGGTGAATACCGATTAATCATTGTAGATTCCATTATGGCAAATTTTAGGGTTGATTACTGCGGTAGAGGTGAATTGAATGAACGACAACAAAAACTAAATCAACATCTTTCCAAGTTAAATAGATTGGCAGAAGAATTCAATGTGGCTGTATTTATGACTAACCAGGTTCAATCTGATCCCGGTGCCTCAGCACTTTTTGCGTCTGCAGATGGGAGGAAACCTGTTGGTGGTCATATCTTGGCTCATGCATCTGCTACAAGAATATTGTTAAGGAAAGGTCGTGGTGATGAAAGAGTAGCTAAATTACAAGATTCTCCTGATATGCCCGAGAGAGAATGTGTATACATCATAGGAGAGAATGGGATTACTGATTCCAATGAATAA
- the ISC10 gene encoding Isc10p (ancestral locus Anc_8.252) — MSVPKFHDENEYEGLFAEQFHPIISTSNGEEQQLTQNKSNIIKNIKSIQELKNNTEILRYLRRPEPAVKIKSSRKKHLTYKGDPDIGRLQDIKNKYIPGSPSLGTVLNESINLSPVLKPLSKVQDRPFDCAPFFHCYDYENRVGDMDEDILVKQLLIDDLNGTYPIFAKQLEYDELKKNLKKSDRILHYLFGIDRTGYFELDEERTHFYSTLKNRCTATLRFTDRSLDFNISSEEEFLDTDRDFNVGISEQFDALSDDDGSNSNLDTYTSV; from the coding sequence ATGAGTGTGCCTAAGTTTCATGATGAGAATGAGTATGAAGGGCTGTTTGCAGAACAATTCCATCCAATTATATCGACGTCTAATGGTGaggaacaacaattaaCTCAAAATAAGagtaatattattaaaaatataaaatcCATCCAAGAACTCAAAAATAATACAGAGATATTGAGATATCTTAGGAGGCCAGAACCTGCGGTCAAGATCAAATCATCTAGAAAAAAACATTTAACTTATAAAGGCGATCCTGATATTGGAAGGCTTCAAGAtatcaaaaacaaatatATCCCTGGGTCGCCTTCATTAGGGACAGTACTTAACgaatcaataaatcttAGTCCAGTTTTGAAACCTCTCTCGAAAGTTCAAGACAGACCATTTGATTGTGCACCTTTCTTTCATTGTTATGATTATGAAAATAGGGTCGGGGACATGGATGAGGATATATTAGTAAAGCAGCTGCTTATTGATGATCTGAATGGAACCTATCCTATTTTTGCAAAGCAATTGGAGTACgatgaattaaagaagaatttaaaaaaatcaGATAGAATTTTACACTACTTATTTGGTATTGATCGGACAGGATATTTTGAActagatgaagaaagaacTCATTTTTACAGCACGTTGAAGAATCGTTGTACAGCTACTTTGAGGTTTACAGACCGTAGCTTGgattttaatatttcaagtgAGGAGGAATTCTTAGATACTGATCGTGATTTCAATGTAGGAATATCAGAACAATTTGATGCGTtatcagatgatgatggttcAAACAGTAATCTGGACACATACACTTCAGTATAA
- the SLO1 gene encoding Slo1p (ancestral locus Anc_8.253), with protein sequence MPEQTASKVTSEEDENSSKSKLLQETKLLRDTLDLLWNETLEQRAVRDQLQQENEYLKDYISNLMTSSNVLDK encoded by the coding sequence ATGCCAGAACAAACAGCTTCGAAGGTTAcatctgaagaagatgaaaacaGCAGTAAGAGTAAGTTATTGCAGGAGACGAAGTTATTAAGAGATACATTAGATCTCCTTTGGAATGAAACTTTAGAACAAAGGGCTGTTCGCGATCAATTACAACAGGAGAACGAATACTTGAAGGACTATATTAGTAACCTCATGACATCAAGTAACGTTCTTGACAAATAA